From one Streptobacillus felis genomic stretch:
- a CDS encoding acetate/propionate family kinase, whose product MKIFVLNSGSSSLKFSVIDTASEVVLIKGLCERIGIENSRFSIKNFVKNKKIDKIPELFPNHKRALEFVLNVLVDSEFGVFETVDQIQAIGHRVVHGGEEFTEPLLINDKNILSLEKISTLAPLHNPANVMGIKVMRELLPNIPNVAVFDTAFHSTMPAKAFMYAIPYEEYEKLKIRKYGFHGTSHKYVYKVAEKLLLEKGVNKPYGGYKIISCHLGNGASITAIKDGKVLDTSMGFTPLAGLVMGTRCGDIDPSIVLHIMQEYHLSVEEMSQKLNKRSGVLGIFGKSSDNRELTEAMLNGDERAKLAFDMLAYSIQKFIGSYYILLQGVDAIVFTGGIGENSSETRQKVCENLEFMNINLDYDKNKIRVSGDVDLSLENSKTSIFKIETNEELMISIETYNLLKG is encoded by the coding sequence ATGAAAATATTTGTATTAAATAGTGGTAGTTCATCTTTAAAGTTTTCTGTAATTGATACTGCCAGCGAAGTAGTTTTAATTAAAGGATTATGCGAAAGAATTGGGATTGAAAATTCTAGATTCAGTATAAAAAATTTTGTTAAAAATAAAAAAATTGACAAAATTCCAGAATTATTCCCTAATCATAAAAGAGCTTTAGAATTTGTATTAAATGTATTGGTAGATTCAGAATTTGGTGTTTTTGAAACTGTAGATCAAATACAAGCTATTGGACATAGGGTAGTTCATGGAGGTGAAGAGTTTACTGAGCCACTTTTGATTAATGATAAAAATATTTTATCTTTAGAAAAAATTTCAACATTAGCTCCATTACATAACCCTGCAAATGTTATGGGTATAAAAGTAATGAGAGAATTACTACCAAATATACCTAATGTAGCTGTATTTGATACTGCTTTTCATTCAACTATGCCAGCTAAAGCATTTATGTATGCAATACCTTATGAAGAATATGAAAAGTTAAAAATAAGAAAATATGGATTCCATGGGACAAGTCATAAATATGTATATAAAGTTGCAGAAAAATTATTGCTTGAAAAAGGTGTTAATAAACCTTATGGTGGATATAAAATAATAAGTTGTCATTTAGGAAACGGTGCTTCAATTACCGCAATAAAAGATGGTAAAGTTTTAGATACCTCTATGGGATTTACTCCACTTGCTGGATTAGTAATGGGTACTCGTTGTGGTGATATAGATCCATCTATTGTTTTACATATAATGCAAGAGTATCACCTATCAGTTGAAGAAATGAGTCAGAAACTAAATAAAAGATCTGGAGTTTTAGGTATATTTGGAAAGAGTTCTGATAATAGAGAACTTACAGAAGCAATGTTAAATGGTGATGAAAGAGCTAAATTAGCTTTTGATATGTTAGCCTATAGTATTCAAAAATTTATAGGTTCATATTATATTCTTTTACAAGGAGTAGATGCAATAGTATTTACAGGTGGAATAGGTGAAAATTCAAGTGAAACAAGACAAAAAGTTTGTGAAAATCTTGAGTTTATGAATATAAATTTAGATTATGATAAAAATAAAATTAGAGTTTCAGGAGATGTAGATTTAAGTTTAGAAAATTCTAAAACTAGTATATTTAAAATAGAAACTAATGAGGAACTTATGATTTCTATTGAAACATATAATTTATTGAAAGGATAG
- a CDS encoding Cof-type HAD-IIB family hydrolase, producing MSKKLIATDMDGTLLNSEHLIPEINKEYIIKIQEEGHVFVLASGRPTFAMVEQSKELRMDEFGGYIISYNGGEILECKTSKRIYSLSIDKKEVLEIYDYALKNNLSILIYSQGRLFANEVNEYTIVEAEITNAKIELINDFKDVDLDNVSKCMLLSNPDSLIEHEKKLKASHLTDKLFFARSLPIFLEIVNKDVDKGKTLNKLMEILNIDKENTISAGDSYNDIPLLEVSSLKVVPSNAKPELKEMADYVGVSNEEGILADLIKKFILN from the coding sequence ATGAGTAAAAAATTGATAGCAACAGATATGGATGGGACATTATTAAATAGTGAACATCTAATTCCAGAGATAAATAAGGAATATATTATTAAAATACAAGAAGAAGGTCATGTATTTGTACTTGCTAGTGGAAGGCCAACATTTGCTATGGTTGAACAATCAAAAGAGCTTAGAATGGATGAATTTGGAGGATATATTATTTCATATAATGGAGGGGAAATTTTAGAATGTAAAACTTCTAAAAGAATATATAGTTTAAGTATTGATAAAAAAGAAGTTTTAGAAATTTATGACTATGCATTGAAAAATAATTTATCTATTCTAATATATAGTCAGGGTAGACTTTTTGCAAATGAGGTAAATGAATATACAATAGTTGAAGCTGAAATTACAAATGCTAAAATTGAATTAATTAATGATTTTAAAGATGTTGATTTAGATAATGTTTCTAAATGTATGTTACTTTCTAATCCAGATTCTTTAATAGAACATGAGAAAAAATTAAAAGCAAGTCATTTAACAGATAAACTATTTTTTGCAAGGTCTTTACCTATATTTTTAGAAATTGTTAATAAAGATGTAGATAAAGGTAAAACTTTAAATAAATTAATGGAAATATTAAATATAGATAAAGAAAATACTATTTCTGCAGGTGATAGTTATAACGATATCCCTTTATTAGAAGTAAGTTCTTTAAAAGTTGTTCCTTCAAATGCTAAGCCAGAATTAAAAGAAATGGCAGACTATGTTGGTGTAAGTAATGAAGAAGGAATATTAGCAGACCTAATTAAAAAATTTATACTTAATTAA
- the tpiA gene encoding triose-phosphate isomerase, which yields MRKIIVAGNWKMNKTRTETEKFFKELLPLVEGKTVEMVIAAPFTNLETAIRETKGSNIKIAAQNMNPKENGAYTGEVSPLMLKDLGVEYVLVGHSERREYYKESNEFINEKVCSAIDHGLKPILCFGETLEQRESNITEKVVEEQLREGLKGVCEKGILNVVLAYEPVWAIGTGKTATFEQAQEVHAFIRKLLTEMYNEEIANEITIQYGGSMKPENALELMSQNDIDGGLIGGAALEPASFAKLVEAGSSI from the coding sequence ATGAGAAAGATTATCGTTGCAGGAAACTGGAAAATGAATAAAACAAGAACTGAGACAGAAAAATTCTTTAAAGAATTATTACCATTAGTTGAAGGTAAAACAGTTGAAATGGTTATTGCGGCACCATTTACAAATCTTGAAACTGCTATAAGAGAAACAAAAGGTAGTAATATTAAAATAGCAGCACAAAATATGAATCCAAAAGAAAATGGAGCATATACTGGAGAAGTTTCTCCTTTAATGTTAAAAGATTTAGGTGTTGAATATGTTTTAGTAGGACATTCTGAAAGAAGAGAATACTACAAAGAATCAAATGAATTTATAAATGAAAAAGTATGTTCTGCTATAGATCATGGTTTAAAACCAATATTATGTTTTGGAGAAACTTTAGAACAAAGAGAATCTAATATTACTGAAAAAGTTGTTGAAGAACAATTAAGAGAAGGATTAAAAGGTGTTTGTGAAAAAGGAATATTAAATGTAGTATTAGCTTATGAACCAGTGTGGGCTATAGGAACAGGTAAAACAGCTACATTTGAACAAGCTCAAGAAGTTCATGCATTTATTAGAAAATTATTAACTGAAATGTATAATGAAGAAATAGCAAATGAAATTACAATACAATATGGTGGTTCAATGAAACCTGAAAATGCTTTAGAATTAATGTCACAAAATGATATAGATGGTGGATTAATTGGTGGAGCTGCATTAGAACCTGCAAGCTTTGCTAAGCTTGTTGAAGCTGGTTCTAGTATATAA
- a CDS encoding preprotein translocase subunit SecG, with translation MKTLLVILLVVLAIILIGVILIQPDRSRGIAKTANVLDQEKEGIEKFTEYVAFLFLFVAILYNIIR, from the coding sequence ATGAAAACATTATTGGTAATCTTATTAGTGGTATTAGCCATTATTTTAATAGGTGTAATTTTAATACAACCTGATAGAAGTCGTGGAATTGCTAAAACTGCTAATGTTTTAGATCAAGAGAAAGAAGGAATAGAAAAATTTACAGAATATGTTGCTTTTTTATTCTTGTTTGTTGCAATTTTATATAATATTATAAGATAA
- a CDS encoding HU family DNA-binding protein: MSKKGFVEEYAKLTGETKKRSEELVNAFLETVEKLVVKGEDVQFVGWGSFKVQERKEREGINPKTQKEIKIPAKKVLKFKVGKKFAEKVSKAK; this comes from the coding sequence ATGTCAAAAAAAGGATTTGTTGAAGAATATGCTAAATTAACAGGAGAAACTAAAAAAAGATCTGAAGAGTTAGTTAATGCTTTCTTAGAAACAGTTGAAAAATTAGTTGTTAAAGGTGAAGATGTACAATTTGTTGGATGGGGATCATTCAAAGTTCAAGAAAGAAAAGAAAGAGAAGGAATCAACCCTAAAACTCAAAAAGAAATCAAAATACCTGCTAAAAAAGTATTAAAATTCAAAGTTGGTAAAAAATTCGCTGAAAAAGTTTCAAAAGCAAAATAG
- a CDS encoding glycogen/starch/alpha-glucan phosphorylase: MDKKVLKDKILLSLRRQYSKTLEDAKEYEIYYAVARATMDEITEHWYNTKKTRQQDQVKQMYYLSAEFLMGRYMSNNLINLRYNDVMREVLEELGVDINKLEDYEMDAGLGNGGLGRLAACFLDSLATLGLPGHGYGLRYKYGMFEQKIENGFQVEYPDDWQQYGTPWCVKRIDRVFEVKFGGDIEIHKDEVGKEYFKRVNTENVLAVAYDVPVIGYGNNVINTLRLWEARSPEGFDLKLFNSQNYILASEKEVRAKDISRVLYPNDTEREGKILRLKQQFFFTSASLQDIIRRHKATFGNNFALLPEKVAIQLNDTHPVVAIPELMRILLDQEKLSWDEAWEISKKVFAYTNHTILSEALEKWEINIFRPLLPRIYQIIEEINRRFLIELSNKVNGDYDKIKRMSIIGDDKVKMAWLAIVGSHAVNGVAELHTEILKNQELKDWYELYPEKFQNKTNGITQRRWLLNANPELASLITELIGDKWIVDLTELKKLEAYLDDENVLNRLSDIKKENKVKLAKYIKETTGVEVDVNSIFDIQVKRLHEYKRQLLNVLHIMDLYNKLKENPLLDVTPRTFIFGAKAAPGYRRAKGIIKLINTVAEVVNNDTSINNKIKVVFLENYRVSLAEKIFPAADISEQISTAGKEASGTGNMKFMLNGALTLGTMDGANVEIVEEVGIENAYIFGLKADEVLRLEGYGKYDPRVDYETVEGLKKVLEQLIDGTYDDSHTGIFRELYNSLLNGVEGNRPDVYFVLKDFADYRKAQEKISKDYKDQKTWLRKSLINIANGGKFSSDRTIQDYAENIWNIKPSLPRNYITE; this comes from the coding sequence ATGGATAAAAAAGTATTGAAGGATAAGATTTTACTATCTTTGAGAAGACAATATAGTAAAACTTTAGAAGATGCAAAAGAATATGAAATATATTATGCTGTTGCAAGAGCAACTATGGACGAGATTACAGAACATTGGTATAATACTAAAAAAACTAGACAACAAGATCAAGTAAAACAAATGTATTATTTATCTGCTGAATTCTTAATGGGTAGATACATGAGTAATAACTTAATCAATTTAAGATACAATGATGTTATGAGAGAAGTATTAGAAGAATTAGGTGTAGATATTAATAAATTAGAAGACTATGAAATGGACGCTGGATTAGGTAATGGAGGATTAGGTAGATTAGCTGCTTGTTTCTTAGATTCATTAGCTACATTAGGTTTACCTGGACATGGTTATGGTTTAAGATATAAATATGGAATGTTTGAACAAAAAATAGAAAATGGATTCCAAGTTGAGTATCCAGATGATTGGCAACAATATGGTACTCCTTGGTGTGTAAAAAGAATTGATAGAGTATTTGAGGTTAAGTTTGGTGGAGATATAGAAATTCATAAAGATGAAGTAGGTAAAGAGTATTTCAAAAGAGTTAATACGGAAAATGTATTAGCAGTTGCGTATGATGTACCAGTTATAGGATATGGAAATAATGTTATTAATACATTAAGATTATGGGAAGCAAGATCTCCTGAAGGTTTTGATTTAAAATTATTTAACTCTCAAAACTATATTTTAGCATCTGAAAAAGAAGTTAGAGCTAAAGATATTTCAAGAGTTTTATATCCTAATGATACTGAAAGAGAAGGTAAAATATTAAGACTTAAACAACAATTTTTCTTTACATCAGCTTCATTACAAGATATTATAAGAAGACATAAAGCTACATTTGGTAATAATTTTGCTTTATTGCCGGAAAAAGTTGCTATACAGTTAAATGATACACACCCTGTTGTGGCTATTCCTGAATTAATGAGAATATTATTAGATCAAGAAAAATTAAGTTGGGATGAAGCATGGGAAATTTCTAAAAAAGTATTTGCATATACTAACCATACTATATTATCAGAAGCTTTAGAAAAATGGGAAATAAATATATTTAGACCATTATTACCAAGAATTTATCAAATTATAGAAGAAATCAATAGAAGATTCTTAATAGAGTTATCTAATAAAGTAAATGGTGACTACGATAAGATTAAGAGAATGAGTATAATTGGTGATGATAAGGTTAAAATGGCATGGCTTGCAATAGTTGGTTCACATGCAGTAAATGGAGTTGCTGAATTACATACAGAAATATTAAAAAACCAAGAATTAAAAGATTGGTATGAATTATATCCTGAAAAATTCCAAAATAAAACTAATGGAATAACACAAAGAAGATGGTTATTAAATGCTAACCCAGAATTAGCATCATTAATAACAGAATTAATTGGAGATAAATGGATAGTTGATTTAACAGAACTTAAAAAATTAGAAGCATACTTAGACGATGAAAATGTCTTAAATAGACTTTCTGATATTAAAAAAGAAAATAAAGTTAAATTAGCTAAATATATAAAAGAAACAACTGGAGTAGAAGTTGATGTAAATTCAATATTTGATATTCAAGTTAAAAGATTACATGAATATAAACGTCAATTATTAAATGTTTTACATATTATGGATTTATATAATAAATTAAAAGAAAATCCTTTATTAGATGTAACACCTCGTACATTTATATTCGGTGCAAAAGCAGCTCCAGGATATAGAAGAGCTAAAGGTATAATTAAATTAATTAATACAGTTGCTGAAGTTGTAAACAATGATACAAGTATTAATAATAAAATTAAAGTTGTATTCTTAGAAAACTATAGAGTATCATTAGCTGAAAAAATATTCCCAGCAGCAGATATTTCTGAACAAATATCTACTGCAGGTAAAGAAGCTTCTGGAACAGGTAATATGAAATTTATGTTAAATGGTGCACTTACATTAGGTACTATGGATGGTGCAAATGTTGAAATAGTTGAAGAAGTTGGAATAGAAAATGCATATATCTTTGGATTAAAAGCAGATGAAGTTTTAAGATTAGAAGGATATGGAAAATATGATCCAAGAGTAGATTATGAAACAGTAGAAGGTCTGAAAAAAGTTTTAGAACAATTAATAGACGGTACTTATGATGATTCTCATACAGGTATTTTCAGAGAATTATATAATTCATTATTAAATGGAGTTGAAGGTAATAGACCTGACGTATACTTTGTTCTAAAAGATTTTGCTGATTATAGAAAAGCTCAAGAGAAAATTAGTAAAGATTATAAAGATCAAAAAACTTGGTTAAGAAAATCATTAATTAATATTGCAAATGGTGGTAAGTTCAGTTCTGATAGAACTATACAAGATTATGCTGAAAATATTTGGAATATTAAACCATCTTTACCACGTAATTACATTACTGAATAA
- the mraZ gene encoding division/cell wall cluster transcriptional repressor MraZ, producing the protein MFIGEYSCSVDNKGRLMLPAKFRELLNGENFYITKGVNGQIDLYNLENWKEVVEKLSKVKQTDEKATKFKRFIIGSAQEIELDSHGRLTVTSTLKKYSDLSKKATVIGMGNKIEIWDTEKLDNYRSDEDINEIIGEIDIDF; encoded by the coding sequence ATGTTTATTGGTGAATATAGTTGTAGCGTTGATAATAAGGGACGTTTAATGTTACCAGCAAAATTCAGAGAACTTTTAAATGGTGAGAATTTCTATATTACTAAAGGTGTAAATGGGCAAATAGATTTATATAATTTAGAAAATTGGAAAGAAGTTGTAGAAAAATTATCAAAAGTAAAACAAACTGATGAAAAAGCAACAAAGTTTAAAAGGTTTATAATTGGATCAGCACAAGAAATAGAGCTAGATAGCCATGGAAGACTTACAGTTACATCTACTTTAAAAAAATATTCTGATTTATCAAAAAAAGCCACAGTAATTGGTATGGGAAATAAAATTGAAATTTGGGATACAGAAAAACTAGATAACTATAGAAGTGATGAAGATATTAATGAAATAATTGGAGAAATTGATATAGACTTTTAA
- the rsmH gene encoding 16S rRNA (cytosine(1402)-N(4))-methyltransferase RsmH — MEYHLPVLYNEVLDNIIEEKDLIYMDCTLGGGGHSEGILSKSTDKSKLIAIDQDENAIKFAGKRLEKYGNKISIFKNNFENLDVVAYLAGYDKVDRILMDIGVSSKQLDDDKRGFSYRKEAKLDMRMDETQDISAYEVINNFKEEEIADILYKYGEEPKSRKIAKYIVEYRKNKKIETTIELADIVIKAIGKSMKKHPAKRTFQAIRIYVNRELEVLEKALDKSIELLNPGGRLLVITFHSLEDRIVKEKFRKYENPCTCPYDLPTCICGNKSKGRVLTRKPIISKEEELEVNNRAHSAKLRVFVKGEE, encoded by the coding sequence ATGGAATATCATTTACCGGTTCTATACAATGAAGTTTTAGATAATATCATAGAAGAGAAAGACTTAATATATATGGATTGCACACTTGGTGGAGGAGGACATAGTGAAGGTATTTTATCAAAATCTACAGATAAATCAAAACTTATTGCTATAGACCAAGATGAAAATGCAATCAAATTTGCAGGAAAAAGATTAGAAAAATATGGAAATAAAATAAGTATTTTTAAAAATAATTTTGAAAATTTAGATGTAGTAGCTTATTTAGCTGGCTACGATAAGGTTGATAGAATATTAATGGATATCGGAGTATCATCAAAGCAATTAGATGATGATAAAAGAGGATTCTCATATAGAAAAGAAGCTAAATTAGATATGCGTATGGATGAGACACAAGATATTAGCGCATATGAAGTTATAAATAATTTCAAGGAAGAAGAAATTGCAGATATTTTGTATAAATATGGTGAAGAACCAAAATCAAGAAAGATAGCTAAATATATTGTTGAATATAGAAAAAATAAAAAAATTGAAACTACAATAGAATTAGCTGATATAGTAATTAAAGCTATAGGAAAGAGTATGAAGAAGCATCCTGCTAAAAGAACTTTTCAAGCAATAAGAATATATGTTAATAGAGAACTTGAAGTTCTAGAAAAAGCATTAGATAAATCAATAGAATTACTTAACCCAGGTGGTAGATTATTGGTTATAACGTTTCATTCTTTAGAGGATAGAATAGTAAAAGAGAAATTTAGGAAATATGAAAATCCATGTACTTGTCCATATGATTTACCAACATGTATTTGTGGGAATAAATCAAAAGGTAGAGTACTTACAAGAAAACCTATAATTTCAAAGGAAGAAGAATTAGAAGTAAATAATAGAGCACACTCAGCAAAATTAAGAGTGTTTGTAAAAGGAGAAGAATAA
- a CDS encoding exodeoxyribonuclease III, with amino-acid sequence MKKYISWNVNGLRACIKKGFLEYFNEQKPNIIGLQEIKMSEGQLDLQLEGYFTYYNYAEKKGYSGTAIFTDVEPISISYGIGIEEHDKEGRVITAEFDDYYFITVYTPNSKSELERLDYRMIWEDEFRAYLKNLEKNKPVIVCGDLNVAHKEIDLKNPKTNTRSAGFTIEERNKFTELVNDGFIDTFRYFYPEKEHAYSWWSYRGNARKNNTGWRIDYFCVSEVLKDRLVDAEIHSEVEGSDHCPVLLYIK; translated from the coding sequence ATGAAAAAATATATATCTTGGAATGTAAATGGATTAAGAGCTTGTATTAAGAAAGGGTTTTTAGAATATTTTAATGAACAAAAACCAAATATTATAGGATTACAAGAAATAAAAATGAGTGAGGGACAATTAGATTTACAACTTGAAGGATACTTTACTTATTATAATTATGCTGAAAAAAAAGGTTATTCAGGAACAGCAATATTTACTGATGTTGAACCTATTTCAATAAGCTATGGTATAGGCATAGAAGAACATGATAAAGAAGGTAGAGTAATTACAGCAGAATTTGATGATTATTATTTTATCACAGTGTATACGCCTAATTCTAAAAGCGAGTTAGAAAGATTAGATTATCGTATGATATGGGAAGATGAATTTAGAGCTTATTTAAAAAATTTAGAAAAAAATAAGCCAGTAATTGTTTGTGGTGATTTAAACGTTGCTCATAAAGAAATAGATTTAAAAAATCCTAAAACTAATACAAGGAGTGCTGGATTTACTATTGAGGAAAGAAATAAATTTACAGAATTAGTTAATGATGGATTTATAGACACATTTAGATATTTTTATCCAGAAAAAGAACATGCTTATTCTTGGTGGTCATATAGAGGTAATGCTAGAAAAAATAATACAGGCTGGAGAATAGATTATTTTTGTGTTTCAGAAGTATTAAAAGATAGATTAGTTGATGCAGAAATACATTCAGAAGTAGAGGGTTCAGACCATTGTCCTGTCCTTTTATATATTAAATAA
- a CDS encoding formate/nitrite transporter family protein, with amino-acid sequence MLKTQKELMEYVIHATEKRMKRPFSKLALLSILGGMFIAFGSVGNIITAANLIETNAGIAKFFGAAVFPVGLIAIVVLGLELFTSNCMMTIAHVEKKINILKMLKILVIVWIFNLVGSIFVAYITYQTHTLSDAGITFLSHLAEHKTHTSAYDLILKGILCNVLVCGASLLGYIAKDGISKIFGIWFPIMLFIILGYDHVVANMLYLPLSLMHGVEGVTFLNVSYNFIFVTIGNFIGGGLVIGLTLWYCNKD; translated from the coding sequence ATGTTAAAGACACAAAAAGAATTAATGGAATATGTTATTCATGCAACAGAAAAAAGAATGAAAAGACCATTTTCAAAACTTGCATTGTTATCTATATTAGGTGGAATGTTTATAGCTTTTGGATCAGTTGGTAATATTATTACAGCAGCTAATTTAATAGAAACAAATGCTGGAATTGCAAAGTTTTTCGGAGCAGCAGTTTTCCCAGTAGGACTTATAGCTATTGTAGTTTTAGGGTTAGAATTATTTACTAGTAATTGTATGATGACTATAGCTCATGTAGAAAAGAAAATAAATATCTTAAAAATGCTTAAAATTTTAGTAATAGTTTGGATTTTTAATTTAGTTGGGTCTATATTTGTAGCATATATTACATATCAAACTCACACTCTAAGTGATGCAGGTATAACTTTTTTATCTCATTTAGCTGAACATAAAACACATACATCTGCTTATGATTTAATTTTAAAAGGTATATTATGCAACGTTTTAGTTTGTGGTGCAAGTTTATTAGGATATATAGCTAAAGATGGTATATCAAAAATATTTGGAATTTGGTTTCCAATAATGTTATTTATTATTTTAGGTTATGATCACGTTGTTGCAAATATGCTATATTTACCATTATCATTAATGCACGGTGTAGAAGGAGTTACTTTTTTAAATGTTTCATATAACTTTATTTTTGTAACTATAGGAAACTTTATTGGTGGTGGATTAGTTATTGGTTTAACATTATGGTATTGTAACAAAGATTAG
- the miaB gene encoding tRNA (N6-isopentenyl adenosine(37)-C2)-methylthiotransferase MiaB → MKKATVITYGCQMNVNESAKIKKIFKNMGYEVVEEIDDCDAVFLNTCTVREGAATQIYGKLGELIELKKRKGTIIGITGCFAQEAGFELIKKFPMIDIVMGNQNIGRIPDAIEKILNHESEHEVYTDNEDVLPPRLDADFGGDKTASISISYGCDKRCSFCIVPYVRGKERSVPMEDILLDVKHYLKKGAKEIVLLGQNVNAYGKKFKNGDTFAKLLDEICKIEGDYILRFTSPHPRDFTDDVIDVIAKNEKIARCIHMPLQSGSTKILKNMLRGYTKEQFLTLAEKIKERIPGASLTTDIIVGFPGETDEDFQDTLDVVEKVGFENAYIFMYSIRRGTRAATMENQVPEEVKKERLHKLNNLQDRCAYKESVKYLNKVVRVLVEGPSKKNKEVLTGRTSTNKVVLFKGEDKLYRGRFVNVKINDCKTWTLYGEIV, encoded by the coding sequence ATGAAAAAAGCAACAGTAATTACTTATGGTTGTCAAATGAATGTAAATGAAAGTGCAAAAATAAAAAAAATATTTAAAAATATGGGATATGAAGTAGTAGAAGAAATAGATGATTGTGATGCTGTATTTTTAAATACTTGTACAGTAAGAGAAGGTGCTGCTACTCAAATTTATGGTAAATTAGGTGAATTAATAGAATTAAAGAAGAGAAAAGGTACTATTATAGGTATTACAGGTTGTTTTGCTCAAGAGGCTGGATTTGAGTTAATTAAGAAATTTCCAATGATAGATATAGTTATGGGAAATCAAAACATAGGTCGTATTCCAGATGCAATAGAAAAGATATTAAATCATGAAAGTGAACATGAAGTTTATACAGATAATGAAGATGTTTTACCACCAAGATTAGATGCTGATTTTGGTGGAGATAAGACAGCCTCTATTTCTATAAGTTATGGTTGTGATAAACGTTGTAGTTTCTGCATAGTTCCATATGTTAGAGGAAAAGAAAGATCTGTTCCTATGGAAGATATATTACTTGATGTAAAACATTACTTAAAAAAAGGTGCTAAAGAGATAGTTTTATTAGGACAAAATGTTAATGCATATGGTAAAAAATTTAAAAATGGAGATACTTTTGCTAAACTTTTAGATGAAATTTGTAAAATAGAAGGAGATTATATTCTTAGATTTACTTCGCCTCATCCAAGAGATTTTACTGACGATGTAATAGATGTGATAGCGAAGAACGAGAAAATTGCAAGATGTATTCATATGCCATTACAATCTGGTTCAACAAAAATACTAAAAAATATGTTAAGAGGATATACAAAAGAGCAATTTTTAACTCTTGCTGAAAAAATAAAAGAAAGAATTCCTGGTGCTTCACTTACAACAGATATTATTGTTGGATTTCCTGGAGAAACAGATGAGGACTTTCAAGATACATTAGATGTTGTAGAAAAAGTAGGATTTGAAAATGCATATATTTTTATGTACTCAATAAGAAGAGGAACAAGAGCGGCTACAATGGAAAATCAGGTTCCTGAAGAAGTGAAAAAAGAAAGATTACATAAATTAAATAACTTACAAGATAGATGTGCGTATAAAGAGAGTGTTAAATACTTAAATAAAGTTGTTAGAGTATTAGTTGAAGGACCAAGTAAGAAAAATAAAGAAGTGTTAACAGGAAGAACTTCAACTAATAAAGTAGTTTTATTTAAAGGTGAAGACAAATTATATAGAGGTCGTTTTGTAAATGTAAAAATAAATGATTGTAAAACTTGGACTTTGTACGGTGAAATAGTATAA